The following are from one region of the Magallana gigas chromosome 4, xbMagGiga1.1, whole genome shotgun sequence genome:
- the LOC105337080 gene encoding protocadherin-23 — MECFCIRKVILKMILLYLLLMVWCIDSGESIKPRCFPSETESKTVNVTEDKPVGFTVFTYSGFDADGDRIRFVLLDNTVPFSIPTAGSGDVDVALPALDFERKTQYILDKIYVTKFGLSALLFGNKCGTLTVNVLPVNEFTPVFDPSYQNSSLPEGLLQNSLLAKLNCSDEDKEPNESPFGCSSITIQTGDDIKPKFTIVNNAVVTTNNVIDFDTGDVIYTLVIVGVDSSTRDPRKTGTMTIKVIIEPVNEFTPVIHDQPLCTNISNATPLGTDIFSINATDDDAPPHGNLSYMITDGNEKGIFRICEKTGKIHLDRSVASAAGTTFTLTVKVTDGDFCSSAVLKILITSSC, encoded by the exons gAGAATCGATTAAACCCAGATGCTTTCCGTCGGAGACAGAATCAAAAACTGTGAATGTAACAGAAGACAAACCAGTTGGGTTCACCGTGTTCACTTATTCGGGTTTTGATGCTGATGGAGATCGCATTAGATTTGTGTTACTTGATAACACGGTGCCGTTCTCGATTCCAACAGCAGGATCCGGGGATGTTGATGTGGCTTTACCTGCCTTAGACTTTGAGAGGAAAACTCAATATATTTTGGACAAAATATA cgTCACTAAATTTGGATTGAGTGCACTCCTGTTTGGTAATAAATGTGGAACCCTAACCGTCAATGTCCTCCCTGTCAACGAATTTACGCCAGTTTTTGATCCCTCATATCAAAATTCCTCACTTCCAGAAGGTCTACTACAAA attcattGCTTGCTAAACTGAATTGTTCTGATGAGGACAAAGAACCCAACGAATCCCCTTTTGGATGTTCATCAATAACTATTCAGACTGGAGATGACATTAAACCGAAATTTACGATAGTCAACAACGCTGTCGTCACAACAAACAACGTCATTGATTTCGACACTGGTGACGTCATTTACACACTTGTCATAGTTGGTGTTGATAGTTCAACACGTGATCCACGTAAAACAGGAACGATGACGATAAAGGTCATCATTGAACCTGTGAATGAGTTTACACCTGTAATTCATGATCAACCACTCTGCACAAAT ATAAGCAATGCCACACCTCTTGGTACCGATATCTTTTCCATCAATGCCACGGACGATGATGCACCACCTCATGGAAATCTTTCTTACATGATAACTG atGGAAATGAAAAAGGTATATTCCGGATTTGTGAGAAGACGGGAAAAATTCATTTAGATAGGTCGGTAGCATCGGCCGCCGGGACGACCTTCACTCTGACTGTGAAGGTCACGGATGGGGACTTCTGCTCGTCAGCTGTTCTCAAGATACTGATTACTTCAAGCTGTTAA